The proteins below are encoded in one region of Haloarcula marismortui ATCC 43049:
- a CDS encoding DUF7521 family protein, with translation MTVLDTLATVGAAGTALLGIVVASLAFRGYRRNDSPVMRGLAIGIVAIAVVPFLVVEVVTPLLPLTDAQALLGATLSHTIGLLAIYRTFSSS, from the coding sequence ATGACTGTGCTAGATACCCTCGCCACGGTTGGTGCAGCCGGGACTGCACTGCTTGGTATCGTTGTCGCGTCGTTGGCTTTCCGCGGCTACCGACGCAACGACAGTCCGGTGATGCGTGGGTTGGCAATCGGTATCGTGGCTATCGCTGTTGTTCCGTTCCTCGTCGTCGAGGTAGTTACCCCACTACTGCCGCTGACTGACGCACAGGCCCTTCTGGGCGCGACACTCTCACACACTATTGGTCTGCTTGCCATCTACCGGACGTTCAGTTCTAGTTAA
- a CDS encoding sensor domain-containing protein encodes MMETTAGDTLQQFVTAPVRTATYKRLLYLLLAFPLGVAYFVAFTTGSSLGLGLAFTLVGLPVLLVTLVATTGAAGLEARLATVLLDQEVATPPSPRETLDSDDGYLAAVWRFATEPTTWTSVAVVLLKFVYGIVAFVVTITGTALVGTLLAAPFVYDDPGVNYQFGQYAVSTLPEAIGVATVGVAGIWILCNVINVVAAAGGLMTDAFLSVGRERAA; translated from the coding sequence ATGATGGAAACGACTGCAGGTGACACACTCCAGCAGTTCGTCACCGCACCGGTTCGTACAGCGACGTACAAGCGACTGCTCTACCTCCTGCTCGCGTTCCCGCTGGGGGTGGCTTACTTTGTTGCATTCACCACAGGGTCCTCCCTCGGCCTCGGGTTGGCATTCACACTGGTGGGCCTTCCGGTCTTGCTCGTGACGCTTGTCGCCACGACGGGAGCAGCCGGACTGGAAGCTCGCCTCGCAACGGTCCTGCTGGATCAAGAGGTGGCAACCCCTCCATCGCCACGAGAGACACTTGACTCCGATGACGGCTATCTTGCGGCAGTGTGGCGTTTTGCCACTGAACCGACCACTTGGACGAGCGTAGCGGTAGTCCTCCTGAAATTCGTGTACGGGATAGTGGCTTTCGTCGTCACTATCACCGGCACCGCGCTAGTCGGCACGCTGTTGGCCGCCCCTTTCGTCTACGACGATCCAGGAGTAAACTACCAGTTCGGACAGTACGCCGTCTCAACCCTTCCAGAGGCAATCGGTGTTGCCACCGTCGGTGTCGCCGGAATCTGGATACTGTGTAATGTCATCAACGTGGTTGCTGCGGCCGGCGGCCTCATGACCGATGCATTCCTCTCCGTCGGACGGGAGCGTGCGGCCTAA
- a CDS encoding winged helix-turn-helix domain-containing protein: MTSATTRSSSGSDEMHAGPTADELLSCLEDQYTRQIVTALQDGPMPARDIVAACDCSRPTVYRRLKELKAATVVTTAMRYDPDGHHRKVFTLQVDQITLKLQSDGIIVHTS, translated from the coding sequence ATGACAAGTGCCACCACGCGATCATCGTCGGGCTCCGACGAAATGCACGCCGGACCGACGGCCGACGAACTACTGTCGTGTCTGGAAGACCAGTACACCCGCCAGATCGTGACTGCCTTGCAAGATGGCCCTATGCCAGCGCGTGATATCGTCGCGGCCTGTGACTGCTCACGACCGACGGTGTACCGTCGACTCAAGGAGCTGAAGGCAGCTACCGTCGTCACCACGGCGATGCGGTACGACCCGGACGGTCACCATCGGAAAGTATTCACACTCCAAGTCGACCAAATTACGCTTAAACTCCAGTCAGACGGGATTATCGTCCACACCTCGTAG